In Thunnus thynnus chromosome 4, fThuThy2.1, whole genome shotgun sequence, a genomic segment contains:
- the LOC137181013 gene encoding E3 ubiquitin-protein ligase TRIM35-like, producing MSSRSEEDLSCSVCHDIFKDPVVLTCRHVFCKDCLKTWWKEKQTQECPLCKRRSSRSDLPHNLALKNLCEAFLLERDQRASAGSEALCSLHSETLKLFCLDHQQPVCLVCRDSKTHINHRFRPIDEAAQDHKEELQKSLKPLQEKLKLFEEVKGNCDQTAEHIKVQARDTERQIKEQFKKLHQFLQEEEEARIAVLKEEEQQKSQVMKEKIETLSREIAALSDTIRATEEELRAEDVSFLQNYKAAVKRVQQRPLLDDPELVSGALIDVAKYLGNLTYEIWDKMEEVVSYTPVILDPNTAHPELILSEDLTSVRRGERQKLPENPERIKNFPIVLGSEGFDSGTHSWDVEVGDSAGWVVGVETEFGVWVTVFYDGEFKALSGSDEVTVLQVEKKLQKIRVHLDYNRGKLSFSDLDTEAHIHTFTETFTGKLFPCISNEDELPIKISPEVDDDDDDDNSNGEDDDGDDADD from the coding sequence ATGTCTTCCCGATCGGAGGAGGATCTCTCCTGTTCTGTCTGCCATGACATCTTTAAAGATCCTGTTGTCTTGACATGTAGGCACGTCTTCTGTAAGGACTGTCTGAAGACCTGGtggaaagagaaacaaacacaggaatGTCCACTTTGTAAGAGAAGATCATCAAGGAGTGATCTGCCTCATAACTTGGCTTTAAAGAACCTGTGTGAGGCCTTTTTACTGGAGAGAGATCAGAGAGCTTCAGCAGGATCTGAGgctctctgcagtctgcactctGAGACACTCAAACTCTTCTGTCTGGAccatcagcagccagtgtgtCTCGTCTGCAGagattcaaaaacacacatcaaccaCAGATTCAGACCCATCGATGAAGCTGCACAGGATCACAAAGAGGAGCTCCAGAAATCCCTGAAGCCCTTACAGGAGAAACTGAAGCTTTTTGAAGAAGTTAAAGGAAACTGtgatcaaacagcagaacacattaAGGTCCAGgcaagagacacagagaggcagattaaggagcagtttaagaagcttcaccagtttctacaagaggaagaggaggccaggaTCGCTGTTCTGaaggaggaagagcagcagaAGAGTCAGGTGATGAAGGAGAAGATTGAGACTCTGAGCAGAGAGATAGCAGCTCTGTCAGACACaatcagagccacagaggaggagctgagagctgaagacgtctcattcctgcagaactacaaggctgcagtgaaaagagtccagcagcgccccctgctggatgATCCAGAGCTGGTctcaggagctctgatagaTGTGGCCAAATACCTGGGCAACCTGACCTATGAAATTTGGGACAAGATGGAGGAGGTGGTCTCCTACACTCCTGTGattctggatccaaacactgcTCATCCAgaactcatcctgtctgaagatctgaccagtgtgagacgtggagagagacagaagcttCCTGAAAATCCAGAGAGGATTAAGAACTTTCCCATTGTTCTGGGCTCTGAGGGCTTTGACTCCGGGACTCACAGCTGGGATGTTGAGGTTGGAGACAGTGCCGGCTGGGTTGTGGGTGTGGAAACTGAGTTCGGGGTTTGGGTGACTGTTTTCTATGATGGTGAATTCAAAGCACTGTCTGGATCGGATGAGGTAACTGTTCTCCAAGTGGAGAAGAAGCTGCAGAAGATCAGAGTTCATCTGGACTACAACAGAGGAAAACTGTCGTTCTCTGATCTTGATACtgaagcacacatacacaccttcacaGAGACTTTCACTGGGAAGTTGTTTCCATGCATTAGTAATGAGGATGAACTACCAATTAAGATTTCACCAGaggtggatgatgatgatgatgacgacaaCAGCAAtggtgaggatgatgatggtgatgatgcagATGATTAG